The following proteins come from a genomic window of Iamia sp. SCSIO 61187:
- a CDS encoding type II toxin-antitoxin system PemK/MazF family toxin: protein MTTPLQGDIWWAETEGKRRPVLVVTRDEAIPVLRWVTVAPVTRTVRDIPTEVPLGPDEGLPDHCAAAFDNVQPIRRALLTEHVGALGPQRRDEICRALRALSDC, encoded by the coding sequence GTGACGACGCCCCTCCAGGGGGACATCTGGTGGGCCGAGACGGAGGGCAAGCGGCGTCCGGTCCTCGTCGTCACGCGGGACGAGGCCATCCCGGTCCTGCGATGGGTCACCGTGGCTCCGGTGACCCGCACCGTGCGCGACATCCCCACCGAGGTACCACTCGGTCCCGACGAGGGACTGCCCGACCACTGCGCCGCTGCGTTCGACAACGTCCAGCCCATCCGACGCGCCCTCCTCACCGAGCACGTGGGGGCGCTGGGACCGCAGCGGCGAGACGAGATCTGCCGTGCGCTGCGAGCCCTGTCGGACTGCTAG